Within Phragmitibacter flavus, the genomic segment TGAGCCGGTTGAGGGTGGAGGAGCCGACGGCGCGGGCGGGGGTGGGGCCGGTGGTGTCGGGTTCGCCGGGGAGCACGTAGACTTGTAGGAGGCGGCTGGAGAAGCTGGCGGAGTTGGCGGCGAAGGTCCAGTCGGGGTGGGTGCCCGTGCTGTTGCCGATGCCCATTCCGAATAGGTTGGCAGTGGCGCTGGTGCTGCCCCAGTTGGTGATGGAGAAGAGGGTGTGTGGGGTTGAGCCGCCGTGATTGTGAATTTGCATGCTGCCGTGGCCGGCGGTGGTGACGGCTCCACTGTCGCCGAAGTCATGGACGTCATTTCTGGCGTTGGGGGGGCTGACGGCGGCGCGGGTATTGGTGTAGTTACTGGGCCAGAATTCGATGTTGCCGGTGGCGATGTTGGTGCCGTTGACGACGCCAGCTTTGTTGGAGACGACGTTCATGTTGGTGAGGTTTTGCTGGAAAACGACGCCGTTGGGGACGCCGATTCTGGTGGCGTCGTTGGTGAAGGGATCAACAGAGACCCAGACATATTCGGGAGCGGCGGCACCGGTTTGCAACTGCATGTAGTAAGCGATACGCTTGAAGGGGCCGACGAATTGGCTGTTGTTGACGGAGTAGGCGGGGGCGGAGAGGTTGCCTTGAGCCGGGATGTCGAGAGAATAAACGAGCTGGTAGCCTTGGGCTTCGGGGATGTTCGTGGCGACGGGTTCGGGGACGACGGGGGGCGGGCTGGGGAGGACGAGGACGTGGAGGGTTTTTTTGGAGTAACCGGCGGCGTTGGCGGTGTTGGTCCAGTCGGTGCTGGTGTTGCTTCCGGCGGGGGGGCTGCTGCCGATGCCTATGTCGAGGGGATTGCCATCGGTGCCCCAACGGTTGATGGCGAAAAGGGTTTGGGAGGCGCCATGGTTGTGGATTTGCATGGAGCCGAAACCGCCGCTGGTGGAGCGGGTGTCGCCGAAGTCGAGGATGGTGTCGCTGGCACCGGGGATGGCCTGGGCGTTGACGATGGAGTAGTCGGTGGGCCAGAATTCGATGTTGCCGGTGCTGATGCCGGTGCCGTTGGTCACGCCGGCGACGTTGGAGGCGACGTCCATGTTGGTGAGCAGGCGCTGGTGGACGGCGTTGGTGGCGGGTAGCGGGACGCCGAGTTTGCGGCGGTCGCCGGTGAAGGAGTCCATGGATACCCAGAGGTATTGGGCGGGCTGGTTGGGTTTTTGGAGCTCGAGGTAATAAGCGACGCGTGAGAAGGGCGTGGGGTTGGCGCTATCGTCCCAGTGGTAGATGCTGTTGCCGCGGGCGCGGAGGTTGCCGACGTTGGGGAGGTCGATGGAGTAGACGAGTTCGTAATTCTGGGCGGCGGCACCGACGTTGGTGAGGATTTCGGGAGGCAGGGCGGGACTACTGACAGGTATGGTGATGGTGGGGGTGCGGTTGGCGTTGGGGGAGGTGTCGCGGACGTTGTTGGCGGTCAGGGTGAGGGGGGTGTCGGCGGGTTGGGTGGTGGTGGTGAGGTAGGCGTCGACCTGGTTGTCAGCGAGGACGATATCGAAGACGGTCACGCCGTGGGAGAGGCTGAACTGGGCGGGGTCAAGGGAGAGACGGGCGACGGGTTCGGAAAACTTGAGGTAGATGCGGTTGCGGCCTGCGGTGGCAGTGGCGGAAAGGATGGCGGGGCCGGTGTTGTCGTTGCGGGTTTGGACGAGGACGTGGAGGGTTTTGATGAGGTAGTTGCCGCCGTTGACGGCGAAGGTCCAGTCGACGCCGTTGCTGGCAGGGGTGGGGTTGTTGCCGATGCCGATATCCACGGCGCCTCCGGCTCCGAAGTTGTTGATGGCGAAGACGGTTTTTTTGTCGGTGGTGTTGTGGACCTGCATGGAGCCGTAGGCACCGGTGGTGGAGCGGGTGTCGTCGATGTCGTAGGTAGTGGTGTTGCCGCCGATGCTGCTGTTGGCGGGGGTGCTGTAGTTGTTGGGCCAGAATTCGATGTTACCGGCGCTGGAGACGGTGTTGAGGACGCCGGAGACGTTGGAGGTGACGCTGAGGTTGGTGACGTTTTGTTCGAAGATGGCACCGCTGGCGAAGGTGGGGACTCCGATTTTGTTGATGTCGGTGGTGAAGGCGTCCATGGAGACCCAGGCGTATTCAATGTCGCCGCCGGGACGCTGGAGTTCGAGGTAATAGGCGACCCGGTCGAACTGGCTGATGTGAATGCGGTTGTCGACGCTGTAGGCGGGATGGGGGTTGGTGACGTAGTTGGGGTTGGTGGGGACGTCGAGGCTGTGGACGAGGGTGTAGCTGGTGGATTCGGGAACGTTGGCGAGGTAACCGCGGGCCGTGGCGCGGGTGAAGGTGGCGGTGGAGTTGGGGAGGATGGTGTTGGCGGGGTCGAGTCGGTCGGTGATGTTGCTGACGGAAACGGTGTAGGTGGTGCCGTAGTTGAAGACGGGGATGCTGGAGGGGGTGAGGGTGACGGTGTATTTGTCGGCGCTGAGGCTGAGGGTGCTGGCGTTCAGGCCACCGGGGCTGAGGATGATGCCGTTGTCGATGGTGTAGTTCGCGAGGTTGGTGGCGGTGGTGTCGTCGACGGGTTTGCTGAAGGTGATGTTGACGGAGCGGCCATCGCTGTTGCCCCGGGCACGGGCGATGGTGGGCGGGCTGATATCGCCTTGCGGGGTGATGACGGCCTGGATGGCTGGGAGCCAGGCGGCGGCCATTTTGTCGTAGCCGGTCTGGTTGGGATGGAGGTTGTCGGGCATGTCGCTGAGAGGAACGGCGGCACGCATGTCGAGGAAAGTGACTTTGCGTCCGGCGGCGGCGTGCGCGGCGACACGGGTTTGGACGAAGGGGTTGAAGTGGGTTTGGATGTTGGTGTTGGCGGTTTCGTTACGCTCCATGAGGTTGGTGACGATGATGTTGGCACCGGGGCGCAGGGTGGCCATTTTAAGAATGAGCGCGTCGAGACGGTCGATGGCGGTGGTGATGTTGTCGTTGGCTCCGAAGTCGTTGGTGCCGATGTGCAGAAGGATGACATCGGGACCGGCGATGGAGGCGAACCAGCCTTCGACATTGGCGTCGAGCTGGGCGATGCGCCAGCCGCTGTGACCCTGGTGGTCGGAGTCGAAGGTGCTGCTGCCGTTGCTGGTCTGGGTGCCGACGTAGTCGACGTTGTAGCCGGCGGCGGTTAGGAGATCGTAGAGAGGTTTGCGATAACCGCCGGTGTTGGCGATGCCGTTGGTGATGGAGTCACCGAGTGGCATGATGCGGACTGGAGGGGTGGGTTGGGCGTTCGTGATCAGGGGCGACGCGGTCAGAAATGCGATGGCGATGGTGATGGTTGCGCGAAGGAAGGTGGTCATAAGCGAACGAGAGTTGGAAGGTGAATGCCCAATTTTGTGTTCATCCTGACAAGATTGAAAAGCCTTGAAAAGTCTCGAATCGACAAAAATGGGAGTTTGAAGAAATTTCGCCAACAGTATTTAGAATCGGGTTGACTCAACGTAGTTAACTCCCTGAGTGTCTTACCAAACCGCCTCATGCTTGCTTATTTTGTTCGCCGCCTGCTTCTGATTATTCCGACGTTGATCGGGGCGACGCTGATCGTGTTTTTTATCACCCGCATCACTCCAGGCGGGCCTTTGGAGGCGGCGATGAAGCGGGGCATGGCAGCGGGTGCGGAACGCAGCGTGAAGGATGCAGGCGGTTCGCTGAGTGAGGAGCAGAAGGAGCAATTGGCGGCTTATTATGGTTTCGACAAGCCGTTCTTAGGGGCTTATCTGGTCTGGTTGGGGGCGGCCCCGCGTGAGACGCAGAAGCGTTTTGTGAAGTTTGAGGAGGGGCAGACGGAGGCGAAGGTGACTTTGAAGGCGTTGCTGCCGCGTGATCAGTGGACGGAGAACAATGCGTATCAAATTTCGGAGGCGACGGTTCGACCAGATGGCACCATGCAGTCGGCAAACATGGACGAGCTGGATGGATGGGTGACGCGCTCTGAGCCGGAGAAGGGAAGGGTGGCGATTTTTCGTCCGGTGATTTCCGGAATTTTGCAGGGTGATTTGGGAATATCGACGCGCTACAATGATCCGGCTTGGGGAATGATCAAGGAGCGGTTGCCGGTATCGCTGTTTTATGGGCTGGCGATGTTTATTCTGACTTACTCGGTGTGCATTCCGCTGGGGATTTTGAAGGCGGTGAAACATCGCACGGTGATCGACAACGTGAGTTCGGTGCTGATCTTTACTGGGTATGCGATTCCAGGATTTGTGCTGGGCAGTTTGCTGGTGGTGTATCTGGCGGCGCGGTTGGGGTGGTTTCCTTCGGCGGGTTTTGTGAGTGAGAATTTTAGTGAACTGAGCGCGCCGGGCAAGGTATGGGACGTGGTGCATCACGCGATCCTGCCGTTGATATGTTACATGGTGGGCAGTTTTGCGATGATGACGATGTTGATGAAAAACAACCTGATGGACAACCTGGCGACGGATTACGTGCGCACGGCGATTGCCAAAGGGGCGAGCTCGCGGCAGGCGGTGCTGGGACATGCATTGCGCAATTCGTTGATCCCGATTGCGACGACATTGGGGGGCATCACTTCGATCTTTTTTACGGGCGGGATTTTGGTGGAGAAGATTTTTGATATCAACGGTTTCGGCCTGCTGAGCTACCAGAGCATTCAGGATCGGGATTATCCGGTGGTGATGGCCATTCTGACGATCAATGTGGTGTTGCTCATGGTGGGCAACATTCTTTCTGACCTTTTGGTCGCCATTGCTGATCCACGCATTCGTTTCAAATAAATCCACATGTCACCCCGCACGCTTGGTTGTTCTCTAACGGGATTTGCGGTGATTGCCGCAGTCTTTCGCTGGCTTGGTTGGCGGGTGCCGGTGTTCAAGATTCCGTTTCTCGGCAACGGGACGGTGGGCTGGATCGTGGTGGGCGTTTTGCTGATGGCGGGTCTGTGGCTGTTGTGGCGGGGTCCGCGTGAGTGGCAGTTCAGCCCGTTGACCTTGAAGCAGCTGCAGCGGTTCCGTTCGATCCGGCGCGGTTACTTTTCATTTTTGCTGCTGGTGGCATTGGCCGGGGTGGCTTCGATGGACAACTTGTTGGTGGGAAAACGGGCGTTGCTGGTGAGTTACGAGGGGAAGCTGTATGCGCCTTTTGTGACGGGCGTGCTGCCGGGCGAGGCGTTTGGTTTGGATTATAAGTCGGAGACCGATTACCGGGAGTTGCAGAAGAAGTTTCGCAAGGAGAACAAGGGCAACTGGTTGGTGATGCCGCCGGTGCCGTTTGCGGCGAGTCTGGATGCACCGCAGGTGACGGCGCAACTGGAGGAGCGCGAGGGACTAATGTATGAAATGGGCAGTCGGGAGCCTTTCAGTGGGCCGGCTTACTCGATGTTCAAGGAGCCGGAGACGCAGAAGCGGCAGGAGATCATTTATCGTAAAGGGATTCGTTCGGGCGAGATGCGGGGTTGGGATGCGAAGGGAGATCAGATTGAGAAAGGCACTTATGTGCAGGGCAAACTGGAGAACTACGTGGATTTCAGCAATGGCGGAGCGGCGGAGCTTGTAGGTGCGACGATGCCGGAGTGGTGGACATTGGTTTATCCGCCGTCTGCTCCATCATGGCACCAGAAGCATTTTCTTGGGACCAACTCCTCTGGGGGTGATGTGCTGGCAATTTTGTTTGGAGGCTGGCAGCAGGCGATCATCGCGGCGGTGCTGTTTGTAAGCATCGTGTTTGTGGCGGGGGTGGTGATTGGTGGCACGCTGGGTTATTTTGGCGGGTTGTATGATTTGATTGGTCAACGGCTGGTGGAGATCTGGTCGGTGCTGCCGTTCTTGTTCATTGTGATGATTGTGAGTTCAATCATCAGTCCGACGCTGGTGGTGTTGGTGGGCATTTTGGCGATCTTTGGATGGGTGGGCACAACGACGTATTTGCGCACGGCAACTTACCGGGAGAAGGAACGGGATTATGTGGCGGCGGCGAAGCTGCAGGGGGCGAGCACGGCGCGGATCCTTTTCCATCACGTGCTGCCGAATGTGGTCGCCATCTTGGTGACGCTGGCGCCTTTTGAAATGGCTGGGGTGATCACTTCGCTGGCAGCGCTGGACTTTCTCGGTTTTGGATTGCCACCGGATTATCCGAGCTGGGGTCGGTTGCTTCAGGAAGGCACGGAGAATTTCAATTATCCATGGATCGTCAGCAGCGCGTTCGTGGCGATGGTCAGTGTGCTGGTGCTGGTGACCTTTGTGGGAGAGGCGGTGCGTGAGGCCTTTGACCCGAAAAAATTTACCACTTACGAGTGATGCAACAAACGAGAAACAAGACACAGCAAAGCAATCGGTCTGGCATCGGCTGGTGGGTGATGCTGTCGATGGCGTTCAGTCTTTCGATGGTGGAGTTGCGGGCAGACGACCGGTTCCCCCCTTATGACAATTCGGAAGAGGCCAAGGCATATTATGCCTCCAAGCCGGAGTTTTTTAAGCGCAAGCCACTGGCTGAGTTGCCGGCGGATCTGGTATGGGAGAATGGGGCGGACAAGCCGGAGATGGGCGATCCGGCAGCCAAGAAAGGCGGGATTTTTCGGGATCAGATCGGTGCTTTTCCAAACACGTTGCGCATCATCGGACCAAGTGCGGGCGATGGGTTTCGTGGAGAACACTGGGATTATATCAATGTCCAGCTGATCCAGCCCTATCTGGATGGCGAGGGTTGGGTGCCGGGGCTCGCAAAAGAGTGGGCGGTGTCGAAGGATGGCAAAACG encodes:
- a CDS encoding GDSL-type esterase/lipase family protein — translated: MTTFLRATITIAIAFLTASPLITNAQPTPPVRIMPLGDSITNGIANTGGYRKPLYDLLTAAGYNVDYVGTQTSNGSSTFDSDHQGHSGWRIAQLDANVEGWFASIAGPDVILLHIGTNDFGANDNITTAIDRLDALILKMATLRPGANIIVTNLMERNETANTNIQTHFNPFVQTRVAAHAAAGRKVTFLDMRAAVPLSDMPDNLHPNQTGYDKMAAAWLPAIQAVITPQGDISPPTIARARGNSDGRSVNITFSKPVDDTTATNLANYTIDNGIILSPGGLNASTLSLSADKYTVTLTPSSIPVFNYGTTYTVSVSNITDRLDPANTILPNSTATFTRATARGYLANVPESTSYTLVHSLDVPTNPNYVTNPHPAYSVDNRIHISQFDRVAYYLELQRPGGDIEYAWVSMDAFTTDINKIGVPTFASGAIFEQNVTNLSVTSNVSGVLNTVSSAGNIEFWPNNYSTPANSSIGGNTTTYDIDDTRSTTGAYGSMQVHNTTDKKTVFAINNFGAGGAVDIGIGNNPTPASNGVDWTFAVNGGNYLIKTLHVLVQTRNDNTGPAILSATATAGRNRIYLKFSEPVARLSLDPAQFSLSHGVTVFDIVLADNQVDAYLTTTTQPADTPLTLTANNVRDTSPNANRTPTITIPVSSPALPPEILTNVGAAAQNYELVYSIDLPNVGNLRARGNSIYHWDDSANPTPFSRVAYYLELQKPNQPAQYLWVSMDSFTGDRRKLGVPLPATNAVHQRLLTNMDVASNVAGVTNGTGISTGNIEFWPTDYSIVNAQAIPGASDTILDFGDTRSTSGGFGSMQIHNHGASQTLFAINRWGTDGNPLDIGIGSSPPAGSNTSTDWTNTANAAGYSKKTLHVLVLPSPPPVVPEPVATNIPEAQGYQLVYSLDIPAQGNLSAPAYSVNNSQFVGPFKRIAYYMQLQTGAAAPEYVWVSVDPFTNDATRIGVPNGVVFQQNLTNMNVVSNKAGVVNGTNIATGNIEFWPSNYTNTRAAVSPPNARNDVHDFGDSGAVTTAGHGSMQIHNHGGSTPHTLFSITNWGSTSATANLFGMGIGNSTGTHPDWTFAANSASFSSRLLQVYVLPGEPDTTGPTPARAVGSSTLNRLILTLNEPIANASALAANFTIPGLTIHSATLLPDKKDVILTTSPQTPGTSYTVTVSNLSDRSPNANLSPIGASTTFTAHVPPPILATIPEASGYDLIHQLAIPTAQPQWNLKDITYSVDESKYGERPFSRVAYLMELDSHWVFVSFDPHTNQITKTGIPTPRNTATPFQQKVTNLTVASNKPGIVTGTNLPGGNIEFWHGNYAIANALNIPNASATTFDWGDTMSAGAHATFQVHNHLASQVLFAYNNWGSNTGGNSELGIGNQPTNHPDWTSSNSAGNYAIKNLYVLAQPGPSIPAVGTGPSILEHPLSKLVHTGDNYTLSVNASGVQPLSYQWRRNGIPIPGATSSWLDLTNITSTDAGSYDVIVSTPNYVTTTSQSALLIVGNTVPQFSGYRFTTTRDTSVDITAASILANASDVDLDELSLINVAPATTAGGTATLSAGLITYTPPTGYLGADTFNVTIADEASAQVQGPIHITIVPSLPQAGTNSIITSRADGKIDAIFVGEPGETYEIQRSTTLMPDDWEPIGTVMAGDDTFIPIHDATPPPTRGFYRAVLIE
- a CDS encoding ABC transporter permease, which produces MLAYFVRRLLLIIPTLIGATLIVFFITRITPGGPLEAAMKRGMAAGAERSVKDAGGSLSEEQKEQLAAYYGFDKPFLGAYLVWLGAAPRETQKRFVKFEEGQTEAKVTLKALLPRDQWTENNAYQISEATVRPDGTMQSANMDELDGWVTRSEPEKGRVAIFRPVISGILQGDLGISTRYNDPAWGMIKERLPVSLFYGLAMFILTYSVCIPLGILKAVKHRTVIDNVSSVLIFTGYAIPGFVLGSLLVVYLAARLGWFPSAGFVSENFSELSAPGKVWDVVHHAILPLICYMVGSFAMMTMLMKNNLMDNLATDYVRTAIAKGASSRQAVLGHALRNSLIPIATTLGGITSIFFTGGILVEKIFDINGFGLLSYQSIQDRDYPVVMAILTINVVLLMVGNILSDLLVAIADPRIRFK
- a CDS encoding ABC transporter permease subunit → MSPRTLGCSLTGFAVIAAVFRWLGWRVPVFKIPFLGNGTVGWIVVGVLLMAGLWLLWRGPREWQFSPLTLKQLQRFRSIRRGYFSFLLLVALAGVASMDNLLVGKRALLVSYEGKLYAPFVTGVLPGEAFGLDYKSETDYRELQKKFRKENKGNWLVMPPVPFAASLDAPQVTAQLEEREGLMYEMGSREPFSGPAYSMFKEPETQKRQEIIYRKGIRSGEMRGWDAKGDQIEKGTYVQGKLENYVDFSNGGAAELVGATMPEWWTLVYPPSAPSWHQKHFLGTNSSGGDVLAILFGGWQQAIIAAVLFVSIVFVAGVVIGGTLGYFGGLYDLIGQRLVEIWSVLPFLFIVMIVSSIISPTLVVLVGILAIFGWVGTTTYLRTATYREKERDYVAAAKLQGASTARILFHHVLPNVVAILVTLAPFEMAGVITSLAALDFLGFGLPPDYPSWGRLLQEGTENFNYPWIVSSAFVAMVSVLVLVTFVGEAVREAFDPKKFTTYE